A single window of Colletotrichum higginsianum IMI 349063 chromosome 8, whole genome shotgun sequence DNA harbors:
- a CDS encoding Short-chain dehydrogenase has protein sequence MLNPFSIFTQAFPPRPQFTEKDIPDLSGRVCIVTGANTGVGKEVAQILYSKNATVYATSRSEDKGRAAIAAIKEAVPSSTGKLDLLTLDLADLTTIKPAVDAFLARESQLHLLINNAGVMMPPQGSKSAQGYELQLGTNCVGPFLLTKLLTPTLVQTAKTAPKDSVRVVWVSSSAAEVLSPYPAIDIDNLDYSKRDRIKELKYGISKAGNYFHSTEFAKRHKADGVISLALNPGNLSSELDRHITALIPTLFRKATTYPAINGAYTELFAALSPDVTIEKTGDWVVPWGRFYAIREDLVQGSKSREEGGTGLAEDFWKWTEQQVEKYL, from the exons ATGCTTAACCCCTTCAGCATCTTCACTCAGGCCTTTCCTCCGCGGCCGCAGTTCACTGAGAAGGACATTCCCGATCTCTCCGGAAGG GTATGCATCGTAACGGGAGCAAACACTGGAGTTGGCAAGGAAGTCGCGCAGATCCTCTACTCGAAAAATGCCACCGTCTACGCCACCTCCCGCTCTGAAGACaagggccgcgccgccatcgccgccatcaaggaggCCGTGCCCAGCTCGACCGGGAAACTGGACCTCCTGACTCTGGATCTGGCTGACCTGACCACCATAAAGCCTGCCGTCGATGCCTTCCTGGCCAGAGAGTCCCAGCTCCATCTCCTCATCAACAATGCCGGCGTCATGATGCCACCCCAGGGGAGCAAATCCGCCCAGGGCTACGAGCTGCAGCTGGGGACGAACTGTGTCGGCCCGTTTCTCCTGACCAAGCTGCTCACCCCGACGTTGGTGCagacggccaagacggcCCCCAAGGACAGTGTTCGCGTTGTTTGGGTGTCGAGCTCGGCTGCCGAGGTTCTCTCGCCGTACCCTGCCATTGATATTGACAACCTCGACTACTCTAAAAGAGACAGGATCAAGGAACTCAAATACGGAATCAGCAAGGCCGGCAACTACTTCCACTCGACCGAATTTGCCAAGCGGCacaaggccgacggcgtcatcaGCCTG GCTCTGAACCCCGGCAACCTCTCGTCGGAGCTGGATCGCCACATCACGGCCTTGATCCCGACATTATTCAGAAAGGCCACCACCTACCCCGCCATCAACGGCGCGTATACTGAGCTCTTTGCCGCGCTCTCTCCCGATGTGACAATTGAGAAGACGGGTGATTGGG TTGTGCCTTGGGGCCGCTTCTACGCCATCAGGGAAGACCTCGTACAGGGCTCAAAGTCgcgcgaagaaggcggaACTGGTCTTGCCGAAGACTTCTGGAAGTGGACGGAGCAACAGGTGGAGAAATACCTCTGA